From the Amblyraja radiata isolate CabotCenter1 chromosome 12, sAmbRad1.1.pri, whole genome shotgun sequence genome, one window contains:
- the LOC116979372 gene encoding heat shock transcription factor, Y-linked-like, with protein sequence MSTLQKAIKVEGDSDNEGDPHSAAAELNPADQKGLAQSTEKSHNRSPVCDQTASGDSELRTILEENALQALTEESVLKRPRLVYYEEVGDTDLMSLTFPKKLWKIVESDQFASIRWDDGGNCVVIDEESFKKEVLERRGPSRIFETDCMKSFIRQLNLYGFSKIRQDFQRSASLSEFIAEEKGAVSMTKFQFYHNLNFRRDYPHLLPRMKRRVGIKSAIPNLNCTEGDTSSDFPVSGGPSLPGGPRQLIQTLAVQQSNLVSPTRENEQKFAFENNLGNQRVANTGSTNGSGNAVPPALAARPADHASAEQNAKVNQMTQFHPSQHGGLIRAGNHAVETSSTTSATSVYHLMPPMAAGFGPMMGMPGFQGMYPDLAAAAAQAHLASLLPFCNPWFSMPMMAAASAISMSSGSSVHHHRPPPHHHHCPNCNCQGGSASSTRNGPRNSDYMTGPHR encoded by the exons ATGTCCACTCTCCAGAAGGCCATCAAAGTAGAAGGGGACAGCGACAACGAGGGGGACCCGCACTCTGCAGCGGCCGAGCTGAACCCGGCCGATCAGAAGGGATTAGCCCAGTCCACTGAGAAATCTCATAACAGGTCTCCAGTTTGCGACCAGACGGCATCgggcgactcggagctgaggacaATATTGGAAGAGAATGCCTTGCAAGCCCTGACCGAGGAGTCGGTTTTAAAAAGACCCAGGCTTGTCTACTACGAAGAGGTAGGTGACACTGACCTCATGTCACTCACCTTCCCGAAAAAACTCTGGAAGATCGTTGAGAGCGACCAGTTTGCATCAATCcggtgggacgatggtggaaactgTGTAGTTATAGATGAGGAGTCCTTTAAGAAAGAGGTGCTGGAACGGCGCGGCCCCTCTAGGATTTTTGAAACTGACTGCATGAAAAGTTTCATTCGGCAGCTGAACCTGTATGGTTTTAGCAAAATCCGCCAGGACTTTCAACGATCTGCCTCTCTTTCTGAATTCATTGCTGAAGAAAAAGGAGCAGTTTCAATGACCAAG tttcagttttaccATAACCTGAATTTCAGAAGAGATTACCCTCACCTGCTGCCCAGAATGAAGCGGAGAGTTGGGATCAAAAGTGCCATTCCTAATCTTAACTGCACGGAAGGGGATACCAGTAGTGACTTCCCTGTCAGTGGGGGTCCCTCCTTACCCGGAGGGCCCAGGCAACTAATACAGACATTAGCTGTACAGCAGAGCAACCTCGTGTCACCTACGAGAGAAAATGAGCAAAAGTTTGCATTCGAAAATAACCTCGGCAATCAACGAGTCGCCAATACCGGGAGCACAAATGGTTCTGGCAATGCGGTTCCACCTGCCCTGGCAGCGAGGCCAGCCGACCATGCATCTGCAGAGCAGAACGCCAAGGTGAACCAAATGACTCAGTTTCACCCGTCGCAACACGGTGGCCTCATCCGGGCTGGCAATCACGCTGTGGAGACCAGCAGTACCACTTCAGCGACCTCGGTCTACCATCTCATGCCCCCCATGGCTGCTGGGTTTGGACCTATGATGGGCATGCCAGGGTTCCAGGGCATGTACCCAGACCTGGCTGCAGCCGCCGCGCAGGCCCACCTGGCCAGCCTGCTGCCATTCTGCAACCCCTGGTTCTCCATGCCCATGATGGCGGCAGCTTCTGCTATTTCCATGTCATCGGGGTCTTCAGTTCATCAccaccggcctccaccgcaccaTCACcactgccccaactgcaactgccAAGGAGGCAGTGCCTCGTCCACAAGAAATGGCCCCAGAAACAGTGATTATATGACAGGGCCACACAGATAA